One segment of Meriones unguiculatus strain TT.TT164.6M chromosome 3, Bangor_MerUng_6.1, whole genome shotgun sequence DNA contains the following:
- the LOC132653072 gene encoding GTPase IMAP family member 9-like, producing MAGHANTNMRIILVGKTGNGKSATANTILGRRQFESKIAAHAVTKTCQRASRTWKERVLVVVDTPGLFDTKEAMSTTCSEISRCVLYSCPGPHAIILVLRLGRYTEEEQKTVDLIKGIFGEAAMKYMIILFTNKDALEDQSLDSFLVKAGKKVNDIILQCGNRYLAFNNKADAAEQENQVQQLVELIENMVDTNGGSYFSDHIYQDIDKTLNKNQRILVETYNQEFSVELEKIEKEYANKSEKEKIEKIDSARRNYEEKVRNIKEVTEKDIFTYIFEKIKKILSNIWDKF from the coding sequence ATGGCTGGCCATGCAAACACTAATATGAGGATCATTCTGGTAGGAAAAACCGGAAATGGAAAGAGTGCTACAGCAAACACCATCCTTGGGAGACGCCAGTTTGAGTCTAAGATTGCTGCCCATGCTGTCACCAAGACCTGCCAGAGAGCATCcaggacatggaaggagagagtCCTTGTTGTGGTCGACACTCCTGGGCTCTTTGACACCAAGGAGGCCATGTCAACTACATGTTCAGAAATCAGCCGCTGTGTCCTCTACTCCTGCCCTGGGCCTCATGCCATTATCCTGGTTCTGAGGCTGGGCCGCTACACTGAGGAAGAGCAGAAAACTGTTGATTTGATCAAGGGTATTTTTGGGGAGGCAGCCATGAAGTACATGATTATCTTGTTTACTAACAAAGATGCCCTTGAAGACCAGAGTCTTGACAGCTTTTTAGTTAAAGCAGGAAAAAAGGTGAATGATATCATCCTGCAGTGTGGGAACCGCTACCTGGCCTtcaataacaaagcagatgcAGCTGAGCAAGAAAACCAAGTGCAGCAGCTGGTGGAGCTGATAGAGAACATGGTGGACACAAATGGAGGGTCTTACTTTTCTGACCACATATATCAGGACATAGATAAAACactaaacaaaaatcaaaggatTCTGGTGGAAACTTATAATCAAGAATTCAGTGTTGAActtgaaaaaatagaaaaggaatatgctaataaatcagaaaaagaaaagatagaaaaaattGATTCTGCAAGgagaaattatgaagaaaaagtTAGAAATATAAAGGAAGTAACTGAAAaggatatatttacatatattttcgaaaagataaaaaaaatactttcaaatattTGGGACAAGTTTTGa